The following coding sequences lie in one Desulfonatronum thiodismutans genomic window:
- the rplP gene encoding 50S ribosomal protein L16 encodes MLSPKKVKFRKQQKNRIKGSALRGSLVVFGDIGLKALEPGKLTNQQIESARIAMMRHIKRGGKVWIRVFPDKPITAKPAETRQGKGKGAPVGWCAPVRRGRVLYEIKGVSLELASEALRRASYKLPIKTSIVLREA; translated from the coding sequence ATGTTGAGTCCCAAAAAAGTTAAATTCCGAAAGCAGCAGAAGAACCGCATCAAGGGCTCGGCCCTGCGCGGCAGCTTGGTGGTTTTCGGCGATATCGGGCTGAAGGCTTTGGAGCCCGGAAAGTTGACCAACCAACAGATCGAGTCCGCCCGTATTGCCATGATGCGGCATATCAAGCGTGGTGGAAAAGTCTGGATCCGGGTTTTCCCCGACAAACCCATTACCGCCAAGCCTGCTGAAACGCGTCAGGGGAAAGGTAAAGGTGCTCCTGTCGGCTGGTGCGCACCTGTCCGTCGCGGTCGAGTTTTGTACGAAATCAAAGGGGTTAGCCTGGAGCTTGCTTCCGAGGCTCTGCGACGAGCTTCCTATAAGTTGCCCATCAAGACCAGTATTGTGTTGCGGGAGGCCTAA